The uncultured Ilyobacter sp. genome has a segment encoding these proteins:
- a CDS encoding M23 family metallopeptidase → MRIDAIIGILVLLFIKSYGGIEGRASLKSSRGGGYTSSRNTVSTRPAFIEVREIILSERDSNYGVREITLGEGVVFEANQRKTQDLNFMWPLKEIAVTSNWGGRVDPITGSPGSKHNGIDLAAPIGTRVYSPESGIVRTARWVRGYGKTIIIDHGNGYSTRFAHLNNYNVKENDFVDRGGFIARTGNTGRSTGPHLHYEIRYEEQPLNPTNFLDL, encoded by the coding sequence TTGAGAATAGATGCAATCATTGGTATATTGGTTCTACTATTTATAAAGAGCTATGGAGGTATAGAGGGCAGAGCTTCACTGAAAAGCTCAAGAGGCGGAGGTTATACAAGTAGCAGGAATACTGTTTCCACCAGGCCGGCATTTATAGAGGTGAGGGAGATAATTCTCAGTGAAAGAGATTCAAACTACGGGGTAAGGGAGATAACCTTAGGAGAGGGAGTGGTCTTCGAGGCAAATCAGAGGAAAACTCAAGATCTCAATTTTATGTGGCCTCTGAAAGAGATCGCAGTGACAAGCAACTGGGGCGGGAGAGTAGACCCCATTACTGGAAGTCCTGGGTCTAAACATAATGGAATAGACCTAGCTGCCCCCATAGGGACAAGAGTTTATTCTCCAGAGAGCGGTATAGTGAGGACTGCCAGATGGGTCAGAGGGTATGGAAAGACAATTATAATAGATCATGGGAATGGTTATTCTACAAGATTTGCACATCTTAACAATTATAATGTAAAAGAAAATGATTTTGTAGACAGGGGTGGCTTTATAGCAAGAACGGGAAATACAGGGAGAAGTACTGGGCCACATCTTCACTATGAGATAAGATATGAAGAACAACCTCTAAATCCAACAAACTTTTTAGACCTCTAA
- a CDS encoding ZIP family metal transporter: MIEWIGNYTPVQQALIATCFTWFITALGAAMVFFFKEIKREMLDGMLGFAAGVMMAASFWSLLAPAIEMAEDMGNRGWIPAVIGFLSGGLFLWIIDKILPHLHQGLKTSEAEGIKTHWQRSILLVLAVTLHNIPEGLAVGVAFGAVAAGIPSANLAGAVALAIGIGIQNFPEGAAVSVPLRREGVSRIKSFWYGQLSGVVEPMAGVIGAYAVLSMRSLLPYALSFAAGAMIFVVVEELIPESQMDKKTDISTAGAMIGFAVMMSLDVALG, from the coding sequence GTGATAGAATGGATAGGAAATTACACGCCTGTTCAACAGGCTCTAATAGCAACATGTTTTACTTGGTTTATTACTGCATTGGGAGCAGCCATGGTATTTTTCTTTAAGGAGATAAAGAGAGAAATGCTAGACGGAATGTTGGGGTTTGCGGCTGGAGTAATGATGGCAGCTAGTTTCTGGTCCTTGCTGGCACCTGCTATAGAGATGGCCGAGGACATGGGAAACCGAGGATGGATACCTGCAGTAATTGGTTTCCTTTCTGGAGGTTTATTTTTATGGATTATTGATAAAATATTGCCACATCTCCACCAGGGTCTTAAAACTTCAGAAGCAGAGGGGATAAAAACTCATTGGCAGAGGAGTATACTACTGGTGCTGGCAGTAACACTTCACAATATACCAGAAGGGCTCGCAGTGGGAGTCGCCTTTGGAGCGGTTGCAGCAGGCATCCCTTCTGCTAATCTTGCAGGGGCAGTGGCTCTTGCAATAGGTATAGGCATTCAAAATTTTCCTGAGGGGGCGGCAGTTTCTGTACCTCTCAGACGTGAAGGAGTTTCAAGGATTAAAAGCTTTTGGTATGGACAGCTCTCAGGAGTGGTAGAGCCTATGGCCGGAGTTATAGGTGCTTACGCAGTGCTTAGTATGAGAAGTCTTCTTCCCTATGCTCTTTCCTTTGCAGCAGGGGCGATGATATTTGTGGTAGTGGAGGAGCTTATACCTGAGTCTCAAATGGACAAGAAAACAGATATTTCCACAGCTGGAGCCATGATAGGCTTTGCTGTAATGATGAGTCTTGATGTGGCTCTAGGATAA
- a CDS encoding XTP/dITP diphosphatase, whose amino-acid sequence MKIFLATGNAKKIKEIGKILHDFDVEILSIRDGIEIPEVVEDGETFEENSAKKALEIAKYLNMPSIADDSGLCIEALKGAPGVYSARYSGENATDETNNKKLIKELHGIENREAKFVSVITFAKPTGETYSFRGEIEGEIIDEPRGKDGFGYDPYFYVKEYESTLAEIPEIKNKISHRAKALEKFKENFRDIM is encoded by the coding sequence ATGAAGATTTTCTTGGCTACAGGTAATGCTAAAAAAATAAAAGAGATCGGGAAAATACTTCATGATTTTGATGTGGAGATCTTATCAATAAGGGACGGAATAGAGATCCCAGAGGTTGTAGAGGATGGAGAAACTTTTGAAGAAAATTCTGCTAAGAAAGCCCTTGAAATAGCAAAATATCTAAATATGCCTTCTATTGCTGATGATTCGGGTCTTTGTATAGAGGCTCTTAAAGGAGCCCCCGGAGTATACTCTGCCAGATACTCCGGAGAAAACGCAACTGATGAGACAAATAATAAGAAACTCATCAAAGAACTTCACGGGATAGAAAACAGAGAGGCAAAGTTTGTTTCTGTTATTACCTTTGCCAAACCTACAGGGGAAACTTATTCCTTCCGTGGGGAGATAGAGGGAGAGATTATAGATGAGCCTAGGGGAAAAGATGGTTTTGGATATGATCCTTATTTTTATGTGAAAGAGTATGAGAGTACTTTAGCTGAGATACCAGAGATAAAAAATAAAATAAGTCACAGAGCTAAGGCTTTGGAAAAATTTAAAGAAAATTTCAGAGATATAATGTAA
- the rph gene encoding ribonuclease PH: MSEQLRDDNRKLDQIRDIKITPNFTIYAEGSVLIEMGNTKVICTASISDRVPPFLRNQGRGWLTAEYSMLPRATEDRNMREAVKGKLSGRTMEIQRLIGRSLRACIDLEKIGEKTITVDCDVIQADGGTRTASITGGYMALALAVKKLLKKDKLKENPLIANVAAISAGIVGGQPMLDLKYTEDSTAEVDMNVIMNSKGEFVEVQGTGEEATYTRKELNEMLDLAEKGIMELVELQNKIVEETEV, translated from the coding sequence ATGAGTGAACAATTGAGAGATGACAACAGAAAACTGGATCAGATTAGGGATATAAAAATTACACCTAACTTTACAATTTATGCTGAGGGTTCGGTTCTTATAGAGATGGGAAATACAAAGGTAATCTGTACAGCGTCTATAAGTGACAGGGTACCTCCCTTCCTTAGAAATCAAGGTAGAGGATGGCTTACAGCAGAATACTCTATGCTTCCTAGAGCCACTGAAGACAGGAATATGAGAGAAGCTGTAAAGGGAAAGCTTTCTGGAAGAACTATGGAGATCCAAAGACTAATAGGAAGATCATTGAGAGCCTGTATAGACCTTGAAAAAATAGGCGAAAAAACCATAACTGTAGACTGTGATGTCATCCAGGCAGACGGTGGGACAAGAACTGCCTCTATAACTGGAGGTTATATGGCACTTGCATTAGCAGTGAAAAAACTCCTTAAAAAGGACAAACTGAAAGAAAATCCTCTGATTGCCAACGTGGCGGCAATAAGTGCCGGAATTGTAGGGGGACAGCCGATGCTTGACCTAAAATACACTGAGGATTCGACTGCAGAGGTGGATATGAATGTAATAATGAATTCAAAAGGTGAGTTTGTAGAGGTTCAGGGAACAGGGGAAGAGGCGACCTACACTAGAAAAGAGCTGAATGAGATGCTCGATCTTGCTGAAAAGGGTATCATGGAACTGGTAGAACTGCAAAATAAAATAGTGGAAGAGACTGAAGTATAA
- a CDS encoding ABC transporter ATP-binding protein translates to MSKSNPLKNRSLNTFLKYSIRHKRLLITTVLLSFLASGLSAVPAWLIKYLVDDVLISKNVKMLVFVIAGLIITTILKGVASYYTDVRSAFVTETIRREIKIDVFKHLQSLPISYYKNNKLGDIMARLSGDASMLGRIGFLIFDVLKEVTTAIVLLVRIFQVNTFLSIISLTALPAVMNLIKKYTKKLRKAGRQRQDIAGELTAYTQESLSGINIVKAFATEDSTIRNYSTLNMKEFEASMKARKIRAKVSPINEVITIIMVALVAGYGCYLVVVKNTLSPGDLISFVTALGLLQNPIKNVIKRNNELQEILPSADRVIEILDAETEIDHHGTKEEMKGGISEVRFEHVKFYYEDKTEPAVKDFNLVVKPGEVVALVGKSGSGKTTLVNLIPRFYETSGGEIKVNGVDIKNYSLKEYRKNIGIVPQETFLFSGTIASNIAYGREESTIEEIIEAAKMANAYDFIMEFEKGFDTEVGERGAMISGGQKQRIAIARALIQDPEIMILDEATSALDTESERLVQDALDKLMEGRTTFVIAHRLSTIINADKIVVMEKGEIKETGCHSELLEQGGIYKKLYETQFGETA, encoded by the coding sequence ATGAGTAAAAGTAATCCGTTAAAAAATAGATCATTAAATACTTTTTTGAAGTACAGTATAAGACACAAAAGACTTCTTATCACCACTGTTCTTTTGTCTTTTTTGGCTTCAGGTCTCAGTGCAGTTCCAGCATGGCTAATAAAGTACTTGGTAGATGATGTACTTATCAGTAAAAATGTAAAAATGCTTGTATTTGTAATAGCAGGACTCATAATAACTACAATTTTAAAAGGGGTTGCTTCTTACTATACAGATGTGAGGTCTGCCTTTGTAACTGAGACAATAAGACGTGAAATAAAAATAGATGTTTTTAAACACCTTCAGAGCCTTCCTATATCTTATTACAAAAACAATAAGCTAGGAGATATAATGGCTAGATTGTCAGGAGATGCTTCGATGCTCGGCAGAATAGGATTTCTTATTTTTGACGTTTTAAAAGAGGTAACAACTGCCATAGTGCTTTTAGTGAGGATATTTCAAGTGAATACTTTCTTGAGTATTATATCCCTTACTGCCCTTCCAGCAGTTATGAATCTCATTAAAAAGTATACGAAAAAGCTACGGAAAGCAGGACGACAGAGGCAGGATATCGCAGGGGAACTGACTGCCTATACTCAGGAGAGTCTTTCAGGTATAAATATAGTAAAGGCTTTCGCCACAGAAGATAGTACGATTCGAAATTATAGTACTCTCAATATGAAAGAGTTTGAGGCTTCTATGAAGGCAAGAAAAATAAGAGCGAAAGTCTCTCCCATTAATGAAGTCATAACAATTATAATGGTTGCACTTGTTGCAGGTTATGGATGTTATCTTGTAGTTGTGAAAAACACACTAAGTCCTGGAGATCTGATCTCGTTTGTAACGGCCCTAGGACTCTTGCAGAATCCAATTAAAAATGTGATTAAAAGAAATAATGAACTACAGGAGATACTTCCTTCTGCAGACAGGGTTATCGAGATACTAGATGCAGAGACCGAAATAGATCACCATGGGACAAAGGAAGAGATGAAGGGTGGTATATCTGAAGTAAGATTTGAACACGTAAAATTTTATTATGAAGATAAGACTGAACCTGCAGTAAAGGACTTTAATCTTGTTGTAAAACCTGGAGAAGTTGTCGCCCTTGTGGGAAAAAGCGGTAGTGGGAAGACTACTCTTGTAAATCTTATTCCTAGATTTTACGAGACTTCAGGAGGGGAAATAAAAGTAAACGGAGTAGACATAAAAAATTACTCTCTGAAAGAATACAGGAAAAATATAGGAATAGTTCCTCAGGAAACTTTTCTTTTCAGCGGGACGATAGCATCAAATATAGCCTATGGTAGAGAAGAATCAACCATAGAAGAGATAATAGAGGCGGCAAAAATGGCCAATGCCTATGATTTTATAATGGAATTTGAAAAAGGCTTTGATACTGAGGTAGGAGAAAGAGGGGCTATGATCTCAGGAGGACAGAAGCAGAGGATAGCGATAGCCAGAGCTCTTATACAGGATCCCGAGATAATGATATTAGACGAGGCGACATCTGCCCTTGATACAGAATCAGAAAGGCTAGTACAGGATGCCCTTGACAAACTGATGGAGGGAAGAACCACCTTTGTAATAGCCCATAGACTCTCTACCATTATAAATGCAGATAAAATAGTAGTAATGGAAAAAGGAGAAATAAAAGAAACAGGCTGCCATAGCGAGCTCTTAGAGCAGGGCGGAATATATAAAAAACTTTATGAAACACAATTTGGAGAAACAGCTTAG
- the lpxB gene encoding lipid-A-disaccharide synthase yields the protein MKFFVSTGEMSGDLHLSYLVREILKENDQSVFYGVAGEHSKSAGVNIIQNIKELAVMGFTEAVMKYRFLKKKAYEYLEFIEANKIDRVILVDYGGFNLKFLELLKKKMPQVEVYYYIPPKLWVWGEKRIKSLKLADHIMVIFPWEVEFYKKHRVKAVYFGNPFIEKYKVVKNRGDEILLLPGSRKQEVKKLIPIMLEVVEKRKDEKFLLKLASEDHLTWIESDLEKYKNLTVRSEITLKDAIKRSKIALAASGTVILELALMGIPGIVLYKTNIINEFIARYILKLGFVSLPNLTLNEEVYPELLQRECNSNKISSEMNKILKNTDKMDAKIEEIRKKLSGNEVIKSYAQYVLKGSKVSDE from the coding sequence ATGAAATTTTTTGTTTCAACAGGGGAAATGTCGGGAGATCTTCACCTATCCTATCTTGTAAGAGAGATTCTCAAAGAAAATGATCAGTCAGTTTTTTATGGTGTTGCCGGAGAACACTCTAAAAGTGCAGGCGTGAATATAATCCAGAATATAAAGGAACTGGCCGTAATGGGCTTTACCGAAGCAGTTATGAAGTACAGATTTTTAAAGAAAAAAGCTTATGAGTACCTAGAGTTTATAGAGGCGAATAAGATAGACAGGGTAATTCTTGTAGACTACGGAGGCTTTAACCTTAAATTTTTAGAACTTCTAAAGAAAAAAATGCCTCAGGTAGAGGTTTATTATTATATCCCTCCGAAATTGTGGGTCTGGGGAGAAAAAAGAATAAAATCGTTAAAACTTGCAGACCATATAATGGTTATTTTTCCCTGGGAAGTTGAATTTTACAAAAAACACAGGGTAAAAGCCGTATACTTTGGGAATCCATTCATTGAAAAATATAAAGTGGTAAAAAACAGGGGAGATGAGATACTTCTTCTTCCAGGGAGCAGAAAGCAGGAAGTGAAAAAATTAATTCCAATTATGTTAGAAGTTGTAGAAAAAAGAAAAGATGAAAAATTTCTTCTGAAACTTGCTTCTGAAGACCATCTGACCTGGATAGAATCTGACCTTGAAAAATATAAGAACCTAACGGTACGAAGTGAAATAACCTTGAAAGATGCCATCAAAAGGAGTAAGATTGCCTTAGCGGCATCAGGAACAGTGATATTAGAACTTGCCCTTATGGGAATCCCGGGAATAGTTCTCTATAAAACCAATATAATAAATGAGTTTATAGCGAGATACATCTTAAAATTAGGTTTTGTGTCTCTTCCAAATCTAACCTTAAATGAGGAAGTGTATCCTGAGCTCCTTCAAAGAGAGTGTAATTCCAATAAAATTTCCAGCGAAATGAATAAGATATTAAAAAATACGGATAAAATGGATGCTAAGATAGAAGAGATCAGAAAAAAACTCTCTGGTAATGAGGTTATTAAGAGTTATGCCCAATATGTTTTAAAGGGGAGTAAAGTCAGTGATGAGTAA
- the lpxI gene encoding UDP-2,3-diacylglucosamine diphosphatase LpxI (LpxI, functionally equivalent to LpxH, replaces it in LPS biosynthesis in a minority of bacteria.) — translation MEKIGIIVGNGKLPLYFLKEAGVKGYQVFPIGLFDTIEEEIKQHENFRMMNVGRIGEIIKYLLSNNIVKLVMLGKVEKSIMFSNIEFDEYGKKLLKKLPDNKDETLLFGIIALLKLCGIKVLPQNHLLGNFMFKNKVYTNSSPEKKDNLTIKMGTEAAKALSELDAGQTVVCKDSSVVALEGIEGTDQTILRAGNYAGDGCIIIKMARPQQDMRVDIPAVGLDTIKRAIEIKAKGIVGEAGKMLFLDQEEAIKLADENKLFIMGIKL, via the coding sequence ATGGAAAAAATCGGGATAATAGTGGGCAATGGAAAATTGCCTCTTTATTTCTTAAAAGAGGCCGGAGTAAAGGGATACCAGGTGTTTCCCATCGGCCTCTTTGATACAATTGAAGAGGAGATAAAACAACATGAAAATTTCAGAATGATGAATGTGGGGCGTATAGGGGAGATTATAAAATATCTACTCAGCAACAATATAGTGAAGCTTGTAATGCTAGGGAAAGTCGAAAAAAGTATTATGTTCAGCAATATAGAGTTTGATGAATATGGGAAAAAACTTTTGAAAAAACTTCCTGACAATAAAGATGAAACCCTTCTTTTTGGCATCATAGCCCTATTAAAACTCTGTGGGATAAAAGTTTTACCGCAAAATCATCTACTTGGAAATTTTATGTTTAAAAATAAAGTATATACAAACTCAAGTCCTGAAAAAAAAGACAATCTAACTATAAAAATGGGTACGGAGGCGGCCAAGGCTCTAAGTGAGCTCGATGCAGGTCAGACAGTTGTGTGTAAGGACTCTTCAGTTGTAGCTTTAGAGGGAATAGAGGGTACAGACCAGACCATTTTGAGGGCAGGAAACTACGCCGGAGATGGATGTATAATAATAAAGATGGCAAGACCTCAGCAGGATATGAGAGTGGATATCCCGGCGGTGGGGCTAGATACGATAAAAAGAGCCATAGAAATCAAGGCGAAAGGTATAGTGGGAGAGGCTGGAAAGATGCTCTTTTTGGATCAGGAAGAAGCTATAAAACTTGCAGATGAAAATAAACTTTTTATAATGGGTATAAAGCTTTAG
- the lpxA gene encoding acyl-ACP--UDP-N-acetylglucosamine O-acyltransferase: MVEIHETAIIAEGAVLEDGVKIGPYCVIGKDVKIGKNTLLESHVVVEGITEIGEGNRIYSFASIGKDSQDLKYKGEPTKTIIGNNNKIREFVTIHRGTTDRWETRVGDNNLVMAYVHIAHDVIVGDNCIFSNNATLAGHVTVDSNALVGGLTPVHQFCRIGSYSMTGGASAINQDICPFVLAEGNKAKVRGLNSVGLRRRGFSNEEISNLKKAYKLIFRSGMPLKEAVEELKVTYGEDKNVMYLVDFIEKSDRGIAR, translated from the coding sequence TTGGTTGAGATACACGAGACAGCAATTATAGCGGAAGGAGCTGTACTTGAGGACGGAGTAAAAATCGGACCCTATTGTGTAATAGGGAAGGATGTCAAAATAGGAAAAAATACTCTCCTCGAATCTCATGTGGTGGTGGAAGGAATTACGGAAATAGGAGAGGGAAATAGGATATACTCCTTTGCCTCTATAGGAAAGGATTCTCAAGACCTTAAGTATAAAGGTGAACCTACAAAGACCATCATAGGAAACAACAATAAAATAAGAGAGTTTGTAACTATCCACAGAGGAACCACAGACCGATGGGAGACCAGGGTAGGAGACAACAATCTGGTCATGGCCTATGTTCACATAGCTCATGATGTTATTGTAGGTGACAATTGTATTTTCTCAAATAATGCAACTCTGGCAGGGCATGTGACAGTAGATAGCAATGCTCTCGTAGGTGGGCTGACACCTGTACACCAGTTCTGTCGTATAGGGTCTTACTCTATGACAGGTGGAGCCAGTGCGATAAATCAGGATATATGTCCTTTTGTTCTTGCAGAGGGAAACAAGGCTAAAGTCAGAGGGCTGAATTCAGTTGGACTTAGAAGAAGAGGCTTTAGTAATGAAGAGATAAGTAATCTAAAAAAAGCTTATAAATTGATATTTAGATCTGGTATGCCTTTAAAGGAAGCTGTAGAAGAGTTAAAGGTAACTTATGGTGAAGATAAAAATGTAATGTACCTTGTAGATTTTATTGAAAAAAGTGACAGGGGGATCGCCAGATAA
- the fabZ gene encoding 3-hydroxyacyl-ACP dehydratase FabZ gives MLNVMEIMERIPHRYPFLLVDKIVELDKEELKIVGIKNVTINEDFFNGHFPGHPIMPGVLIVEGMAQCLGVLVMEPNGSQVPYFAAIENVKFKAPVRPGDQIVYECKVNKLRRNIVKAHAVAKVDGKVVTEASFTFTIMDK, from the coding sequence ATGTTAAATGTTATGGAAATTATGGAGAGAATCCCACATAGATATCCCTTTCTTCTTGTGGACAAGATAGTAGAGCTAGATAAAGAGGAACTTAAAATAGTAGGAATAAAAAATGTTACTATAAATGAAGATTTTTTTAACGGACATTTTCCTGGGCATCCTATTATGCCGGGAGTACTTATTGTAGAAGGAATGGCACAGTGTCTAGGTGTACTTGTAATGGAGCCAAACGGTAGCCAGGTGCCTTATTTCGCAGCTATTGAAAATGTAAAATTTAAAGCTCCTGTAAGACCAGGAGACCAGATCGTGTATGAGTGCAAGGTAAACAAATTGAGAAGAAATATAGTAAAAGCACATGCAGTGGCAAAGGTTGATGGAAAAGTTGTTACAGAAGCATCATTTACCTTCACTATCATGGACAAATAG
- the lpxC gene encoding UDP-3-O-acyl-N-acetylglucosamine deacetylase, producing the protein MKRKTIQSEIVYKGIGLHKGENIKLRLIPAAENTGIIFKRVDLRDGENQIVLDINNTFDLTRGTNLKNEFGASVHTIEHFLSALYVYGITDLFVELDGNELPIGDGSAKPFVELLEKTGIKELESDIKEIIIKEPLYISQGDKHIVALPYDGYKITYSIKFEHTFLKSQLLEREIDIESYKTEVAPARTFGFDYEIEYLKKNNLALGGTLENAIVVKKDGVLNPGGLRFEDEFVRHKMLDIIGDLKVLNRPIKGHIIAVKAGHALDIEFAKKMLSNNL; encoded by the coding sequence TTGAAGAGAAAAACAATCCAAAGTGAGATAGTTTATAAGGGTATAGGACTTCATAAAGGTGAAAATATAAAACTTAGGCTTATCCCAGCTGCAGAAAATACAGGGATAATTTTTAAAAGAGTGGATCTGAGAGATGGAGAAAACCAGATAGTTTTAGATATAAATAATACTTTTGACCTCACGAGGGGGACTAATCTCAAAAATGAATTTGGTGCCAGTGTCCACACCATAGAACATTTTTTATCGGCTCTCTATGTATATGGTATAACAGATTTATTTGTAGAGTTAGATGGAAATGAACTTCCTATAGGAGACGGTAGTGCAAAACCCTTTGTTGAATTACTTGAAAAAACCGGGATAAAAGAGCTAGAGTCTGATATAAAGGAAATTATCATAAAAGAACCTCTATACATAAGCCAGGGAGACAAGCATATAGTTGCCCTTCCCTATGACGGCTACAAAATAACTTATTCTATAAAATTTGAACATACTTTTTTAAAGTCCCAGCTTTTGGAAAGAGAGATAGATATAGAGAGTTATAAAACAGAGGTCGCCCCAGCTAGAACATTTGGTTTTGATTATGAGATAGAATACTTAAAGAAAAACAACCTTGCCCTTGGAGGGACCTTGGAAAACGCCATTGTCGTAAAAAAAGACGGGGTATTAAATCCTGGGGGACTTAGATTTGAGGATGAATTTGTAAGACATAAGATGCTAGATATTATAGGGGATCTGAAAGTCTTAAACAGACCTATAAAAGGCCATATCATAGCGGTAAAAGCCGGACATGCCCTCGATATAGAATTTGCAAAAAAAATGTTGTCGAATAACCTATAA